The Coccidioides posadasii str. Silveira chromosome 3, complete sequence genome contains a region encoding:
- a CDS encoding uncharacterized protein (EggNog:ENOG410PR05~COG:O,U~BUSCO:7053at33183), with protein sequence MATVPQRTLDWLYRVLTSSNQDPNQAYHDPNRTYNDVAHLLAQYPHFSPRTDVYTHENGASALLLNLFGTLPVSFRGVLYRFPITVWVPTTYPRDPPIVYVTPTKDMFVRPGQHVSGEGRIYHHYLAHWAEASNRSTIVDFLYILREVFAKEPPVTSKQAQISRPIPRQADRPPPAVPPLPPQLARPEPQPNPSPRPAQIPPQLPPKPGKVVEPQAAGEIPVPEKYTEPPPLPPLPDELRDPRRGFVQPPPLPSQASPNHSVSHPAHQPRGSGTLEPPSRFQHGHVPHHPGYQQESLGPTTPTAQSGPPPPPPPQVSVHRSGQPVSYGQPATMQGAAPQHRPIPQGKYPLPSQQPPEPLARHQEPARRKQPAPDLLTSPFDLELPSQALTAAPPPIPPNPEKDFLLKTLSRTLTQTLHDNINKTNSGLQPLNSQSQALQAAITTLKSEIAALNAFHATLQSNTSILQQSLHRADGIIADARARISSSSSTSGPSEEQPSTGRYPSGLPPIDEVLVPPTVVGKQIYDLVADERGIERAIYALQTGLVKGRVGLDTWAKLTRSLAREAFLKKALIRKAGVGMGLSVDARS encoded by the exons ATGGCTACAGTGCCACAGAGAACACTAGACTGGCTCTATCGTGTTCTTACAAGT AGCAATCAAGATCCGAACCAGGCATATCACGACCCCAACAGGACATACAATGATGTAGCGCATTTATTGGCTCAGTACCCCCATTTTTCGCCTAGGACGGATGTGTATA CGCATGAAAACGGCGCATCTGCGCTACTCCTTAACCTCTTCGGCACATTGCCTGTTTCCTTTCGCGGCGTGTTGTATCGATTTCCAATAACAGTATGGGTGCCAACTACATACCCGAGAGATCCGCCCATCGTGTATGTCACACCGACGAAAGATATGTTCGTTAGACCGGGACAACACGTTAGCGGGGAGGGGCGGATATATCACCACTATCTGGCGCACTGGGCGGAGGCAAGCAAT CGATCTACTATCGTAGACTTTCTATATATTCTACGAGAGGTTTTCGCCAAAGAACCTCCCGTGACATCTAAGCAAGCGCAGATAAGCAGGCCCATACCTCGCCAGGCCGATCGGCCCCCTCCGGCTGTTCCTCCACTTCCACCGCAGCTTGCAAGGCCTGAACCCCAACCAAACCCTAGTCCTCGACCAGCACAGATTCCTCCGCAGCTACCGCCGAAACCGGGAAAAGTGGTCGAACCGCAAGCGGCGGGCGAAATACCAGTACCTGAGAAGTATACGGAGCCACCTCCGCTTCCACCTCTTCCCGATGAGCTCCGTGATCCAAGACGCGGCTTCGTTCAACCACCACCATTGCCCAGTCAAGCTTCGCCTAACCATAGTGTAAGCCATCCAGCACATCAGCCCAGAGGCTCAGGCACGCTTGAACCTCCGAGCCGGTTCCAGCACGGACATGTGCCGCACCATCCAggatatcaacaagagagcCTTGGCCCTACCACCCCAACAGCCCAAAGCGGACCACCACCCCCGCCTCCTCCACAGGTTTCGGTTCACCGATCAGGTCAACCCGTTTCATATGGTCAGCCAGCTACTATGCAAGGCGCGGCGCCTCAACACCGACCTATCCCACAAGGCAAATATCCCTTGCCCTCCCAGCAACCTCCTGAACCATTAGCAAGACATCAAGAGCCAGCGCGGCGGAAGCAGCCGGCTCCCGATCTTCTCACTTCCCCCTTCGATCTAGAACTCCCATCCCAGGCCCTCACAGCCGCACCGCCACCCATCCCGCCAAATCCAGAGAAGGACTTCCTCCTTAAAACACTCTCCCGCACACTAACGCAGACCCTCCACGATAACATCAACAAAACCAACTCCGGCCTCCAACCACTCAACTCCCAATCCCAAGCTTTACAGGCAGCCATAACCACGCTGAAATCCGAGATCGCAGCTCTGAACGCGTTCCACGCCACCTTGCAATCCAATACGTCTATCCTCCAGCAATCTCTCCATCGAGCCGACGGAATCATCGCCGACGCGCGTGCCCGAATCTCTTCGTCGTCATCTACATCCGGCCCGTCAGAGGAACAGCCTTCCACCGGCCGATATCCCTCAGGTCTTCCACCGATCGATGAAGTCCTCGTGCCGCCGACCGTCGTCGGAAAACAAATATACGACCTCGTCGCGGATGAACGCGGGATCGAGCGGGCGATCTATGCGCTGCAGACCGGACTCGTCAAGGGGCGGGTTGGACTGGACACGTGGGCGAAGTTGACGAGAAGCTTGGCGAGGGAAGCGTTTCTGAAGAAGGCGTTGATCAGGAAGGCTGGGGTTGGGATGGGATTGAGTGTTGACGCGAGAAGCTAG
- a CDS encoding uncharacterized protein (EggNog:ENOG410PQXS~COG:T~TransMembrane:7 (o47-66i78-100o120-144i156-177o197-220i232-257o269-289i)~BUSCO:10311at33183) — MVDTSGFGNDFDPFTQPVRLYYPNGTDFHRSLAEIDWILRDNTNQSIAYGCQLGASLTMIIILLLLTPPGKRRSPVFMLNAVALVLNFGRILCSCIYYTTGFSDVYAMLAPDFSRVSVGAYANTFLGAILHALLLICVEVSLLFQTHVLCSTIRSAYRRLALSFSVVLVLAAIGCRLMQTIENCRATINLKSFASFIWLQSLTNILTTVSICYFSTIFVAKLGFAIYARRTLGLTGFGAMQVMFIMSCQSMIVPAIFSILHHFIDAAEMAPLVLTLVTLSLPLSSMWAAQAVKNSFEGDNRGPTQQRHLFTQGSSAAQTSMASTLVAKRTSSPDHLDRLYPDIDAIEIRVDRDFTVDIEKGQ, encoded by the exons ATGGTTGACACATCCGGATTCGGTAACGACTTTGACCCTTTTACTCAACCAGTTCGCCTTTACTATCCCAACGGCACCGATTTTCATAGATCCCTCGCAGAAATCGATTGGATATTACGAGACAACACCAACCAAAGCATTGCATATGGCTGTCAGCTTGGCGCGTCGCTTACGATGATAATCATCCTATTGCTGCTAACACCACCGGGCAAGAGGCGATCGCCAGTCTTCATGCTGAACGCTGTAGCCTTGGTACTTAACTTCGGGCGCATCCTCTGCTCTTGCATCTATTATACAACCGGATTTTCGGATGTTTATGCTATGCTTGCGCCGGATTTCTCTAGAGTTTCGGTCGGTGCTTACGCTAACACATTTCTGGGCGCGATCCTCCACGCCCTATTGCTGATTTGCGTTGAAGTATCGTTGCTGTTCCAAACCCACGTCCTGTGTTCGACAATCCGAAGTGCCTATCGGCGTCTGGCTCTGAGCTTCTCCGTGGTGTTGGTTCTTGCCGCCATAGGATGTCGACTGATGCAGACAATTGAGAATTGCAGAGCAACCATAAATCTGAAATCCTTTGCGTCATTTATATGGCTTCAGAGCCTAACAAATATTCTCACCACCGTGAGCATCTGCTATTTTAGCACAATATTTGTTGCAAAACTCGGTTTCGCCATTTATGCTCGTCGGACGTTGGGTTTGACTGGTTTTGGAGCAATGCAGGTGATGTTTATTATGTCCTGCCAGTCAATGATCGTTCCGG CTATTTTCTCCATCTTGCACCACTTTATCGACGCTGCTGAAATGGCTCCACTTGTCCTTACGCTAGTGACACTTTCATTGCCTCTTTCCTCCATGTGGGCAGCCCAAGCAGTCAAAAACAGCTTTGAAGGCGATAATAGGGGTCCGACTCAACAGCGGCATCTCTTCACTCAGGGCTCCTCCGCGGCACAGACGTCAATGGCTTCGACCCTCGTTGCAAAGCGTACCTCCTCTCCCGACCATTTAGATCGCCTTTATCCGGATATTGATGCTATTGAAATCCGCGTGGACCGTGATTTTACCGTCGATATTGAAAAGGGCCAATAA
- a CDS encoding uncharacterized protein (EggNog:ENOG410PFRQ~COG:E~BUSCO:8159at33183) has translation MLPPVPKLSDYGIDPEYGFLPSEPPLARLSDYYSPWEHVIENLQSLVLSGRLWDTVRRMPTLSTDHLHTAPEWRRAYVVLVFMLHAYIWSGDKPQERIPPPLTIPLLEVSEHLELPPVATYAGVCLWNYRPIFPDEPSHDLENLSTLCTLTGSMDEQWFYLISVAIESRGACTLPLMLDAISAVRAGDTKQVVESLNRFAEVVDEINVLLQRMYRHCDPHVFYHRIRPLLAGSMNMEEAGLPRGVLMDEGAGNQQWKKYRGGSNAQSSLIQFFDIVLGVEHRPTGEPRSAPSSGEDGTARRRWHGFMMEMRDYMPGPHKRFLEHTASVANIREYVEENQTNQELTMAFNAAVAMVKALRTTHITMVSRYIIVKSRERNTGTRPLAAGAPALNLATASTEGRGSGSKKLRGTGGTALIPFLKQARDETGEAAIGAWGKQVLDSKRPEVAKVIELPKVGETIEGRVEILGLAGTWSMEESEGGLCHW, from the exons ATGTTGCCGCCCGTCCCCAAGCTGTCAGACTATGGGATTGATCCCGAGTACGGCTTTCTCCCCTCCGAACCACCTCTGGCACGGCTGTCTGACTACTACTCGCCATGGGAGCACGTTATCGAGAACCTGCAGTCGCTGGTGCTGAGCGGCAGACTATGGGACACCGTCAGACGCATGCCCACTCTCTCCACCGATCATCTCCACACCGCTCCCGAATGGCGACGCGCCTATGTTGTCCTCGTCTTCATGCTGCATGCGTACATCTGGTCAGGAGATAAACCTCAAGAG AGAATCCCGCCGCCACTTACGATCCCTCTGTTGGAGGTCTCGGAGCATCTGGAGCTGCCGCCCGTCGCCACATATGCCGGCGTTTGTCTGTGGAACTATCGTCCCATCTTCCCCGATGAGCCGTCCCACGATCTCGAGAACCTTTCGACGCTATGTACCCTGACGGGCTCGATGGACGAGCAATGGTTCTATCTGATTTCGGTCGCCATCGAGAGTCGCGGTGCATGCACTCTGCCACTCATGCTTGACGCCATCTCAGCGGTCCGCGCAGGAGACACCAAGCAGGTGGTGGAGTCCCTTAACAGGTTCGCTGAGGTGGTCGACGAGATCAACGTCTTGCTGCAGCGCATGTACAGGCACTGCGACCCACACGTATTCTACCATCGCATCCGGCCTTTACTCGCAGGAAGTATGAACATGGAGGAGGCAGGCCTCCCCAGAGGCGTACTCATGGACGAAGGCGCCGGCAACCAGCAGTGGAAGAAGTATCGCGGCGGCAGCAACGCGCAGAGCTCCCTGATTCAATTCTTCGATATCGTTCTCGGCGTCGAGCACCGTCCCACCGGCGAGCCGCGGAGCGCACCGTCTTCCGGGGAGGACGGAACCGCCCGCCGTCGATGGCACGGCTTCATGATGGAGATGCGCGACTACATGCCCGGCCCGCACAAGCGGTTCCTCGAACACACCGCCAGCGTGGCGAACATCCGCGAATACGTCGAGGAGAACCAGACCAACCAGGAACTGACGATGGCCTTCAACGCCGCCGTCGCCATGGTCAAGGCCCTCCGCACCACCCACATCACCATGGTCTCACGCTACATCATCGTCAAGTCGCGCGAACGCAACACTGGGACCCGTCCTCTCGCGGCCGGCGCTCCGGCGCTCAACCTCGCCACGGCGTCCACCGAAGGACGCGGCTCGGGAAGCAAGAAACTCCGCGGCACCGGAGGAACCGCGCTGATCCCGTTCCTCAAGCAGGCCCGTGACGAAACCGGCGAAGCGGCCATCGGCGCCTGGGGCAAACAGGTCCTCGACTCGAAGAGGCCCGAGGTGGCCAAGGTCATCGAGCTGCCCAAGGTGGGCGAGACGATCGAGGGCAGAGTGGAGATCCTGGGCCTGGCGGGGACGTGGTCGATGGAGGAGAGCGAGGGAGGGTTGTGCCACTGGTGA